CGAACTTGACCAAGCAAGATAGGTACCAAGAACTTTTATTTTCTCTCTCCGCATCCCCCTAGTGTGACAAATAATAATCTAACTATGGGCCCCAAATATCCCTTTTGTGCAAATCAcccaaaataaactcctaacATTCTATAGAAACTCTGAAAGAAAAATGCACCCCATCTTAACCTTCATaactcaaaaagaaataaaagaagaaatatcaagCCCTTGCATCAAATACAAATTCAATAGTTTCAACCTTTTCTTGGTACACTCAACAGTATATCAACTTGTcacaactaaaacatggaaacTAAATTTCTAATAGTTTAACTAATAAATTTCTAATAGTTTAACTAAGCAATATTAGTTCATTCCATTTCTTGCTCTATATGTTTGTCCATCACCTTTAGAATTGTCTAACATAGTTGTTTCATCAGCTAATTCTACATCTGTTCCCTTGCATCCTTCAGTAAACTCTTCCAAGGGtttgtatgtatataatgatgCACATATAAGATAGTATACAAAATTTACTACTTGTAATCCAGCCATAAGCCAGTAAAAGTTTTCAAGTCTTCCCCTGTTGAGAGTCCTATCTGGTAGCCAATTCCTTTCTTTTCCAGTATACCGATGAACTAGAGTTACTATAAATGTACCTAAGTAATTTCCAAACGATGAAACTAACGAGTTAAGTGCAGCTCCAGTGCTTCTCATGCTTTCAGGGAATTGTTCAATGAGAAATTCAAGGTGCCCTACACTCATGAAAACTTCAGCTACTCCGTGAAGGCAATACTGCGGAACCAACCAGAAGACGCTTATAGGAATGACATGAGTCGTTGGCTGATCCAGTAAGTTATGATCTGCAGCTGCTTTTTTACGCTTAATCTCAGCAAGTGCTGAAGTTGCAGTAGCAAGAATATTAATGGCGAAACCTATTCCCATTCTCTGTAAGCATGTAACGCCTGATTTGTGTCCTGTGAATCGACGAGCAAAAGGAACAAAGAAGCGCTCATAAAGTGCAAGGCCAATTAGCACCGTTAGGACGCTGAAAATAGACATGCTGGCTGGAGGTATTTGGAAGCTGTGGGATAGATGACGATCCATACTTCGGGCCTGTTGGATTGTAAAGCTGCCTACATGTGAATGAGAAGCAAAATGTAATATCCCTGCAGACCAAATCGGTAGCATCCTTAGGATGCACTTCAGCTCTTCCGTTCTATGAACAGTAGATAGCCTCCATAAATTTGGCTGGCACGATTCTTTCATGTCATCGTCAGTTACTACAGCCGCTCGATCAATCCACCTTAACCAATTGGCTAAATTAGTTAAGCAACAATAGGGTTGATTTATCAAATGGTCGCTCAACTAATAGTTATTTCTCAGAAAGTCATCTTCTtcttgatttcaattttttcttcaacaaagaaactgttttttgaaataataactaTTAATCAAGTGACTATCGAAGAAATCAACTTAACAGTAAATAAAACTACTACTAAAAGAGCATAATTTATTTGCAAGTTGTatttataaactcaaaattttagcTCTGTCTGCGGCTGTTGAATTTACAAACTAGCATCTGCACTGATTCATTCTTTTTGCAAGTTAATTGATCTGTCGAGTTCTTTGAGCTATTTAATGCTACATATTGGGGTTCATAATACCATAACAAAAGTTACTTAAAATCAATCGCCTTACTTGAACTGATTAGTGTGCAAAAGCCTTCCATCGTGTGAGATAGCAGAATCGAGCTCTCTGTTCTCATATAAGAGGCTATTATCGTCTGGAACAACAACTTTTCTCTTCCTCACTGAGGCAACAATGACCTGTGTCAATCTGATAAATGGACTTCCTCCTGGTTCTTCTTTTCTGTAAAATGGATTTCCAACAACAAACGCGACAACAGACAATGCCATGGCAATTGTTAGAAGTCCAAGACCCCATCCCCAACTTACGTTATCTTGGATATAAACGACAACAGTTAATGCAGTTAGCGTAGACATTGTCACGCAGAAATAGAACAAATTATAAAAGTTCCACTTTCGCGATTCTACTTTAGATTTCCTCATGTCCAACTGGTCAGCAGCAAAGGTAACGAGACAAGGTCTAAGGCATCCAGTACCAATAGATGTCAAAAGGAGGCAGATGTAGAGTGCCCAAAGCTGCGAATTCGAAGCTTCTTTGCAATTCTCCTGAGTTGGACATGGTGGCGGACGGAATTGTGGCATGATTGCTGAGATGGTTGTGCTTACCAGTCCCTGTATATTATGTTATAAACAGTAAGATTCTATTTCAACCCAACccgatcattttttttttttttttttttttttttttttttttcgtgcacagtcaggggttaagcaacacccccaagccttaacataaataatcaaagtaaaaatacaaggagggggacataaaccttacctccgatcctatggtggttcataagtcggctaacctattaaaggtcggctaactcatccccgatacagaGAAgatactaactataactagaaagcattaaacctgtgagaggactcctcccggtacaattcaactatgaaagcataaatgagggagactctccccttccatgagaaaaaagaaaagaaaagtacactagtcctattccaactatgctacgtaccagacatagctacattgaagaagaacaagtatacgaaacttctatctcgcatgggatgggaaaattcttttcatctttgctctttttagtcttgtcgtaccaagtaaatccagatGAAATATGCCAttgcatcagtatcatgattatcaacTACGGGGGCTGAAAAGAGTTGaaatatatggagctatagtttccaacagccttggagttgttgtggagaaaattgaTAGCCTGAAttagccaaggaagcaaacaaacatggttgttgcAGTCTTGTACCCAATTCCTTGCTGCCTCTATAGTTGCAGTGGTAGCATGATTGTTGTTGCAGGttaggttcagtagtagatacctattttggtacctgcacaggcaaacaacaccagaaaaacacacaaacaaactattgtgtgctgcatatgctgtattctgctgctgtgctgcataTGGTAGGTACAAATGGTGGTTGATGATGAAGGCTGCAGTATCCTTGTGATGCCAAGtattctcaactttgaagttgtagcaGGTGTGCATCAGTGAACCTGCATTAGCAATTAACAGAGGGGCAAGCAATTGTGGGAAGAGAAAAGGctgatgcatgtttttgtgcaactccttgttgcttccattGTAGTTAGGCTGCttattggtctttgttttgagatgGTTAaccttcttggagtacctgcacagaaaaACAACACCAACAAACTTGTATTTGTTTCTTGTCTGATGCAGGTTGATGGACTTGTTGCTGAGGTGTGTTGATAATGGAGAATGTGGTTGGCAATCTGATTGTTCTGCTTCATAGTAGCCCCAGGTTGCTGCAGCCTTTGTAGCATTTCTAAAGGGGGTCTGCCAGCTACATTGATGAAGCTGAGGATGACTGATGGGGATCAATGCAGATTCTGGGAGTGAGCTGCagctggggtacctgcataAAACAAAATCACCAAACCTCACTGCCAAGGAGATCTGCAGGCTGCTGTACCCATAACCCGATCATTTGATACTCTTAAGTaagattatcaaaaaaaaaaaaattatgttagcTATGAGCCAATTTAGCGTAGCTAGTTCATAGATAgttccaactttttttttttgtagtgcATATTTGGTTAAACAAATTTTGTACTCCCTCTGTCCTATTTTATGTAGAACTATTTAACTTACACTATATTTAAGGAAAAAAGTAagatttttgaaacttgtggtctaaaataattCTTAGATATTTGTGTGGTTGTAAATCATTTCATCAAAGATAAAAAGGAGAATTTtaatgttaaattatttttaattagaatAAAAGGATACACTTTTTTTGGACGgactaaaaaaaaaatgtgtcaCATAAAATGAGACCGAGTAAGTATGTTTTACACTGTTGCTTAGTGCTCATAGTTCGTTATTGCTCAGGCTGTTGACATATTCCTCAAATCCTAGTTCGGAATGAGAAATGACAAAGCACTAGAAGAACCTAAGCAATATTATATCCATGTGTCTAGGAGTGGAAACGAACGGGTCGGATCAGATATGGATTGGTCGAAAATGGATAAAATATCTAACTCTTTCATAGTTAACATGGATAAAAGAGTAGGTTAATCGGCGGGTAATATggatattcatattatttaagGCTTCAAAAATAGTCAGGTAAAAACACAAACTAAAAGTCAAAATAAGTTTCAAACTTCCCAAATATAAAAACTCATGAAAAATAAAGACAAATGAGTATTAGTAATTtgaatattcaatttttttaatgaattatattcatatttgatgtattttttaaaaatgagtttctaaattttatatttaatggATCGAATTAAATGATTATTTTTGAGAGAGGAAATAGAGGCATACCATCTCATAAATTATAGACCCAACAACAATAGTCCAAAATCTGCCAGCAAATGAATCAGCAACAAGAGCACCAATAAGTGGAGTGAAATTTGAAACACCACTAAAGTTGGCTAAGGTGTTGGATGCTTTTATTAAAGGCACATTTAGCACTTGTGTTAGGTATGTTATCAGGTTGCTATGAAATCCAACCCCAACAAATCTGTCACATACTTCATTGGCTGTTcaacaatatataataaagaTTGTTAATTCTTCATTCATTTTCAATATGTAGTACAATAAATGACCATCTCTAGAGTTTTATAATATCAATGTACTTGAATCAAATCATTGAGTAATTTTGCAGCTTTACAACTTCCGTAAATATACTCCAATAGTTCATTTTCATTAGAAAAAGACCAAATATATCCATAAAGCATTCGTATGTCCTTTGTTAATAGATTAATTCACATACTCTTATAgctttttataaattaaagacATATTAAGATTAACGTtgaatgataaattaaaaaaaagacatATGCGAATGAAACTATTAACGAAGGAATAtcgattttaaatatttttaaaatatacttgAAGTGAGAGCTTACCAAGTATAAAGGGCATTGTTTTCATTCCTCCAAGCTTCCTTTTTTCTATTTCATGAATTGTCTCATCTTCCTCTTTCTCAACATTTTCTTGAACAACCATCTCTTGCTCAGCCACCTTCATATTTTCACTCATGACTAGCTACTCTTAGCTATGAAATGCAAGCAATTTAGAGAAATCCCCTATAAGAGAAGTGGAGAAATTCCCTATAGGTGTAGGGAGTATTTATTGACTTTATTAACCCATGTGAAATTTGTCTTATTCATTATTGGGATTTATTTTCATTTGGAAGTATTTGGTCACCTTTTTTTGGTTATCTCCCTACTTAGTGAATAGTGAGTGAGTAGAGAGGTAACTTTCATAATATTAAACTATCGTTGGATTatagattttgattttttttttaaaaaaaataataataatatgtatgATCATAGAATTTATCTAATTTTTTGAGAGATTttggaaataaaaatattgaattttaaaatctCTTGACATtttttggctcaaaatatacTTGTtggtttattttaaaatttattccaAACTTTTGTATTTTATCAACAAAAAGAACCCCTCAAACTTTTGTTGCTACTATCATTGTTTTTCTTTTGCATGGGTGGGTTTTTGTAACTAATTGTTGTAGCTAGTAATTGTGTTAGTAGTAgttgttattgtattatttaatttattattaaaagaataattttgtGTTGGAACTTATCTGTATATAGGAATATGATTTGTGATAATGATAAtgagtctcatcaatgaagatTCTGCATAATTTGAAATTAGCATATATGTTTATTTTGGTACGATTGAATATTCTTGATCGATTTTAGAACTTATGTTTATAACTAATCTtcatgtttttaaaaataaaaagtgaaatatgttttaaaaaaattatggtccaacacattttcaatttcaaattttcaatccAAACTTCACCTAAATTAGGCTTTCCAAAAAAACTATTGAAAATTTATGGCCAAACGTTAGCTAAATCCAATAACAATTTTTAAGTTAATATGTAGTATAACTGGAcaacaaattaaattttaaattaaatattcttatatatttaaagaattttttaagACAAATGCATATTCCAAATGAAAATCCTAACCCATGTGTGAATCCATAACCATTGTGCTAGATCCGCCCCTATAGTGAATAATACTGTGGGGTCTCCTCTGCAGATTTTTGCTTCACTTTGCAACACATGAACTTTGATGCACATGTGACTATTACAtcaaatttgcattacataggTGGATTAGAATATGCAGAAATTGTTCCAGAGAAAAGACAATAACAACATGTTAAACAAAGTTCATCTACATGTTTTAGCATTTAAATCTAACCAAAAATGGTCATTTGGCTATATATTAGCTGATTGAAAACAAAATACTATTAAAAACTGTTTAAAATGGTTAATAAAATTGACATTCGGAGGGTTTTCTTTTTCAgcaccaaaaatcaaaaaaatgccAACTAACTAAAAATAAGATTACAAAAATAAGGTCGATTTttccaacaatttttttttttgcataaacCCGACCTCTGGAGGTTGGTTTTTTATTATAGttaaaaaattgcaaaaaagACCCCAAAGGTCGGGTAAATGAcgcattttattatttttataattaaaaaatcgaCCTCATGAGAtcagtatttttttaaaaaaggtccGACCTCTTAAAGTTGGTAttttcaccaaaaaaaaaatacaatcaaCTTTCGGAGGATGATTTATTTTTTCGACCTCCAATTTGAGATCGATCTTTGATctctttttgaattattttatttttgtagttGTTATAACAAGCACCAAGTGTTGAAAATTGATTCGATCCAAGTTCttgaaattaaaaatttcaaattagCAGTTACGTGTTTAGATAGAAATGTTGGAATTGATGATAAGCAATT
This Solanum dulcamara chromosome 8, daSolDulc1.2, whole genome shotgun sequence DNA region includes the following protein-coding sequences:
- the LOC129900552 gene encoding protein NRT1/ PTR FAMILY 3.1-like; translated protein: MSENMKVAEQEMVVQENVEKEEDETIHEIEKRKLGGMKTMPFILANEVCDRFVGVGFHSNLITYLTQVLNVPLIKASNTLANFSGVSNFTPLIGALVADSFAGRFWTIVVGSIIYEMGLVSTTISAIMPQFRPPPCPTQENCKEASNSQLWALYICLLLTSIGTGCLRPCLVTFAADQLDMRKSKVESRKWNFYNLFYFCVTMSTLTALTVVVYIQDNVSWGWGLGLLTIAMALSVVAFVVGNPFYRKEEPGGSPFIRLTQVIVASVRKRKVVVPDDNSLLYENRELDSAISHDGRLLHTNQFKWIDRAAVVTDDDMKESCQPNLWRLSTVHRTEELKCILRMLPIWSAGILHFASHSHVGSFTIQQARSMDRHLSHSFQIPPASMSIFSVLTVLIGLALYERFFVPFARRFTGHKSGVTCLQRMGIGFAINILATATSALAEIKRKKAAADHNLLDQPTTHVIPISVFWLVPQYCLHGVAEVFMSVGHLEFLIEQFPESMRSTGAALNSLVSSFGNYLGTFIVTLVHRYTGKERNWLPDRTLNRGRLENFYWLMAGLQVVNFVYYLICASLYTYKPLEEFTEGCKGTDVELADETTMLDNSKGDGQTYRARNGMN